A genomic stretch from Thermomicrobiales bacterium includes:
- the nadD gene encoding nicotinate-nucleotide adenylyltransferase — protein sequence MSDRTPKIGFFGGTFDPIHHGHLILASYAVSGAGLDRLLFAPAADPPHKDRRVSPVSDRIEMLLRAIDPDPRFEMTTVDLDREGPHYSADTLAILAAQNPGAKIYFLMGSDSYRDLPRWHEPMRLFDHADLLVGLRPKSTFDEVELARALPPTRVQTTFVDIPLIEISSTEVRHRVSQALPIDYLVPHAVQRYIEANGLYLDAHEVFTNRQIVD from the coding sequence ATGAGCGACCGCACACCGAAAATCGGCTTCTTCGGGGGCACGTTCGACCCCATCCATCACGGCCACCTGATTCTGGCGTCTTATGCTGTGAGCGGAGCCGGGTTGGATCGATTGCTGTTTGCTCCCGCCGCCGATCCCCCGCACAAGGACCGGCGCGTCTCACCCGTTTCGGACCGGATCGAAATGTTGCTCCGTGCTATCGATCCCGATCCGCGTTTCGAGATGACCACGGTTGATCTCGACCGAGAAGGACCCCACTACTCGGCCGATACCCTCGCGATTTTGGCGGCGCAGAATCCGGGAGCGAAGATCTACTTCTTGATGGGAAGCGACTCCTATCGCGATCTTCCTCGCTGGCATGAGCCAATGAGACTATTTGACCACGCCGATCTTCTGGTGGGGTTGCGGCCGAAAAGCACATTCGATGAGGTGGAACTCGCGCGTGCGCTTCCTCCAACGCGCGTGCAGACGACCTTTGTCGATATTCCGCTAATCGAGATCTCCTCGACCGAAGTGCGCCACCGTGTGTCGCAAGCGCTCCCAATCGACTACCTCGTCCCACATGCCGTGCAACGCTATATCGAGGCGAATGGTCTCTACCTCGACGCGCACGAGGTGTTCACCAACCGCCAGATAGTCGATTGA
- the gyrA gene encoding DNA gyrase subunit A, which yields MDIGNVRVANIDTEVRQSYLDYAMSVIVQRALPDARDGLKPVHRRVLYAMWEMGMRSTQRYRKSAGTVGEVLKNYHPHSDDAVYDTLVRMAQPFNLRYPLIDGQGNFGSVDGDGAAAMRYTESRLSLISDELLLDIDKNTVDFKPNYDASMEEPTVLPGRLPNLLLNGSAGIAVGMATNIPPHNLGELCDAISHLIDNPDASVDELMEHVPGPDFPTGGTILGTEGIRAAYATGRGRVVIRAKAFVEESARGNRFQIIVTELPYQVNKALLLERIAELVKDGKLDGISDLRDESDRTGMRMVIELKRDAQPLKVLNNLFKHTSLQQSFGVNMLALVERGSQPRILSLRRALQEYIGHRQEVVVRRAEYELERARRRAHILEGLLKALDSIDQIIATIRASGTTEEARSNLMSGFGFTEIQANAILDMRLARLAGLERQKIEDEYKEVMAIIAELEALLADPQKVLAAIKQDLAYLKEKYGDERRTIIQDVSSDLSVEDLIPEVDVLVTMTNRGYVKRIPADVYRTQRRGGKGVTGLTMRDEDGVQHILAANTMDSLLVFTNRGKVYQVKVHELPDAGRTAKGLPIVNIVSMLPDETVTTFLNIRDFSSASYLFFTTRKGTVKRVSLDQFKAVRSNGLIAIGLEEGDELVWVRVSSGSDDVVLSTKLGQAIRFSEEDVRPMGRPAAGVRGIRLEEGDMVIASEVSSEGSDLLVISANGFGKRTALKHFPLQKRGGKGVTAMKRTEKTGDLVGAQMVRPDQTVMLISSSGQVIRMPASQISLIGRATQGVTVMKPKPNEVVVSVAVSDPSTDRSEENASLNGKAIS from the coding sequence GTGGATATTGGAAACGTTCGCGTAGCGAACATCGATACCGAAGTGCGGCAGTCATATCTCGACTACGCAATGAGCGTCATCGTTCAGCGCGCGCTTCCCGATGCCCGCGACGGCCTCAAACCAGTTCACCGCCGCGTCCTCTATGCGATGTGGGAAATGGGGATGCGCTCGACCCAGCGCTACCGCAAGAGTGCCGGTACCGTTGGTGAGGTGCTCAAGAACTACCACCCCCACAGTGACGATGCCGTCTACGACACGCTCGTCCGCATGGCGCAGCCGTTCAATCTTCGCTATCCCCTCATCGATGGGCAAGGCAACTTCGGCTCGGTCGATGGCGATGGCGCGGCGGCGATGCGCTACACCGAATCGCGGCTGTCGCTCATTTCCGACGAGCTGCTGCTCGATATCGACAAGAACACCGTCGACTTCAAACCCAATTACGATGCCTCCATGGAAGAGCCGACAGTTCTTCCCGGGCGGCTACCAAACCTGCTGCTCAACGGTTCGGCCGGTATTGCCGTGGGCATGGCGACCAATATTCCGCCGCATAACCTTGGCGAACTGTGCGATGCCATTTCACATCTCATCGACAATCCGGATGCGTCCGTCGATGAGCTCATGGAACACGTGCCAGGTCCCGACTTCCCTACCGGAGGGACCATTCTCGGCACTGAAGGCATCCGCGCTGCCTATGCGACTGGCCGAGGTCGCGTCGTCATCCGCGCCAAAGCATTCGTCGAAGAGTCGGCGCGCGGCAATCGTTTCCAGATCATCGTTACCGAGCTCCCCTACCAGGTCAACAAAGCCCTCTTGCTCGAGCGCATTGCCGAACTGGTGAAGGACGGCAAGCTCGACGGGATCAGCGACCTGCGTGACGAGTCCGACCGTACCGGAATGCGAATGGTCATCGAGCTCAAACGCGATGCACAGCCGCTCAAGGTGCTCAACAACCTCTTCAAGCACACCTCGCTGCAGCAATCGTTTGGCGTCAATATGCTGGCGCTGGTGGAGCGAGGATCCCAGCCACGTATTCTCAGCCTGCGACGCGCGCTTCAGGAGTACATCGGCCACCGGCAAGAGGTCGTCGTCCGCAGAGCGGAGTACGAGCTGGAGCGCGCCCGTCGCCGCGCTCATATCCTCGAAGGGCTGCTCAAGGCGCTCGACTCCATCGATCAGATCATTGCCACGATTCGCGCCTCAGGAACGACCGAAGAAGCTCGGTCCAACCTGATGAGCGGCTTTGGATTCACCGAAATACAGGCCAACGCCATTCTCGATATGCGATTGGCGCGCCTGGCCGGTCTCGAGCGCCAGAAGATCGAAGACGAGTACAAAGAGGTCATGGCGATCATTGCGGAGCTGGAAGCGCTGCTCGCCGACCCGCAGAAAGTTCTGGCCGCGATCAAGCAGGACCTGGCATATCTCAAGGAGAAGTACGGCGACGAGCGCCGCACGATCATCCAGGATGTGTCGTCCGATCTAAGTGTCGAAGACTTGATCCCGGAAGTCGATGTGCTGGTCACGATGACCAATCGCGGCTATGTCAAGCGAATCCCGGCCGATGTCTATCGCACTCAACGCCGGGGCGGCAAAGGTGTTACCGGCCTGACCATGCGCGACGAGGACGGCGTGCAACACATCCTGGCTGCGAACACCATGGACTCCCTGCTTGTCTTTACAAACCGTGGCAAGGTCTATCAGGTGAAGGTCCACGAGCTGCCCGATGCCGGCCGCACGGCCAAGGGTCTCCCGATCGTCAACATCGTGAGCATGCTTCCGGATGAAACCGTCACGACGTTCCTCAACATTCGCGACTTTTCATCGGCGAGTTACCTCTTCTTCACGACCCGCAAGGGAACGGTGAAACGTGTGTCGCTCGACCAGTTCAAGGCCGTGCGATCCAACGGGTTGATCGCGATCGGTCTCGAGGAAGGGGACGAGCTCGTTTGGGTGCGGGTAAGTTCCGGTAGCGATGACGTCGTGCTCTCGACCAAGCTCGGGCAGGCGATCCGCTTCTCGGAAGAGGACGTCCGGCCGATGGGTCGCCCCGCCGCTGGAGTGCGCGGAATTCGTCTGGAAGAAGGCGACATGGTGATTGCGTCGGAGGTCTCGTCCGAGGGTTCAGACCTGCTCGTGATTTCCGCCAACGGATTCGGCAAGCGAACCGCGCTCAAGCACTTCCCGCTTCAGAAGCGAGGCGGAAAGGGCGTAACCGCAATGAAACGCACCGAGAAGACTGGCGACCTGGTGGGAGCGCAGATGGTTCGGCCGGACCAGACCGTCATGCTCATCAGTTCGAGCGGTCAGGTCATTCGCATGCCGGCGTCACAAATCTCGCTCATTGGGCGTGCCACCCAGGGTGTGACCGTCATGAAACCGAAACCGAACGAGGTCGTCGTATCGGTCGCGGTCAGTGACCCCTCGACAGATCGATCCGAGGAGAATGCGTCCCTGAACGGCAAGGCGATCAGCTAA
- a CDS encoding histidinol-phosphatase HisJ family protein → MFDYHVHTEFSVDCATAMATSCVAAIDAGITEIAFTDHIDHQPSDFGFGYYRIDDYFRALDDVRAEFGDRLTILAGAEIDFHTDTYDAVEQWVNANLERYDFTIGSVHYASDGRLIYPPLYDEMTLDEVFTAYLQEIETAVRTGWFCSIGHLDIPKRYLPKRYRMYEPADIRDRLQPVFQAMIDSNVGFEINTSGIRQAPKTSMPGPTIVRWYADAGGTRITTGTDSHTERTIGAGVPLTLEMLRLCGVPAVMSFRERQGTPVPIDQLLARGAA, encoded by the coding sequence TTGTTCGACTACCACGTCCACACCGAGTTTTCGGTCGATTGCGCCACGGCCATGGCGACCTCCTGCGTTGCAGCGATCGATGCCGGCATCACTGAGATCGCATTCACCGATCACATCGATCACCAGCCGAGTGACTTTGGCTTCGGATACTACCGTATCGACGACTATTTTCGGGCGCTCGATGATGTGCGGGCGGAGTTTGGCGATCGTCTGACAATCCTTGCCGGCGCGGAGATCGACTTCCATACCGACACGTACGACGCGGTAGAACAATGGGTGAACGCCAATCTCGAACGATATGACTTCACGATCGGCTCAGTTCACTACGCCAGCGACGGTCGTCTGATCTATCCGCCGCTCTATGACGAAATGACGCTCGACGAGGTGTTCACGGCATACCTGCAGGAAATCGAGACCGCGGTGCGCACCGGTTGGTTCTGTTCGATTGGTCACCTGGACATCCCGAAACGCTATTTGCCCAAGCGCTATCGAATGTACGAACCGGCAGATATTCGTGACCGTTTGCAGCCGGTTTTCCAGGCCATGATCGACTCGAATGTCGGTTTCGAGATCAACACGTCTGGCATTCGGCAGGCCCCCAAGACGAGCATGCCTGGACCAACGATCGTTCGCTGGTATGCGGATGCGGGCGGCACTCGTATCACCACGGGTACCGATTCCCACACAGAGCGCACGATCGGCGCGGGTGTGCCACTGACGCTCGAGATGCTGCGACTCTGCGGTGTGCCCGCCGTCATGTCCTTTCGGGAGCGCCAGGGAACTCCGGTGCCAATCGATCAGCTCCTGGCGCGTGGCGCCGCCTGA